Proteins from one Camelina sativa cultivar DH55 chromosome 8, Cs, whole genome shotgun sequence genomic window:
- the LOC104707060 gene encoding LOW QUALITY PROTEIN: E3 ubiquitin-protein ligase ATL31-like (The sequence of the model RefSeq protein was modified relative to this genomic sequence to represent the inferred CDS: deleted 1 base in 1 codon) — MNPIKHISLPLLVLFSLLLSLASGQSNQPDPRNDQYAYSGKLSPAMAVVVVVVIAALFFMGFFTVYLRHCTGVVDGSVTPTGGAARRRVTNATVARGLDAETIETFPTFVYSEVKTQKIGKGALECAICLNEFEDDETLRLLPKCDHVFHPQCIGAWLQGHVTCPVCRTNLAEETTQIAEPVEPDVVVEMDLESAIPEPAVELPRVKFPRSHTTGHSVVLPGESTDRFTLRLPEDLRKKIMANWKLNRSNSLLVLPRGGSSTSGKPVDRSRAKSDRWLFRKTPSFLWRNRDDGSIRLDGTGSIKTNEVTSPTGDSVPADRWAFLRNPSFLWRNTTPVPSPRVGVNKDGEGTSSVQHIGTASGSVRLPV; from the exons ATGAATCCCATAAAGCATATCTCTTTACCACTTCTTGTCTTGTTCTCCCTACTACTATCTCTAGCATCGGGTCAATCTAACCAACCCGACCCGAGAAATGACCAGTATGCTTACAGCGGCAAGCTTAGTCCAGCCATGGCTGTAGTCGTGGTCGTCGTAATCGCAGCTCTCTTCTTCATGGGCTTCTTCACCGTTTACTTACGTCACTGTACTGGAGTAGTCGACGGCAGCGTTACT CCCACGGGAGGAGCAGCGAGGAGGAGAGTGACCAACGCGACGGTAGCGCGTGGGTTAGACGCGGAGACGATCGAGACGTTTCCGACTTTTGTCTACTCGGAAGTGAAGACTCAGAAGATCGGCAAAGGAGCGTTGGAGTGTGCGATTTGTCTGAATGAGTTCGAAGACGACGAAACGCTGCGTTTGTTGCCTAAATGTGATCACGTGTTTCATCCTCAGTGTATCGGCGCGTGGCTACAAGGTCACGTGACTTGTCCTGTTTGTCGGACTAATCTTGCTGAAGAGACGACGCAGATAGCTGAACCGGTCGAACCGGATGTGGTGGTTGAAATGGATCTTGAATCGGCGATACCCGAACCGGCGGTGGAACTCCCACGTGTTAAATTCCCGAGGTCGCATACGACGGGGCATTCCGTGGTGTTACCTGGAGAGAGTACCGACCGGTTTACGCTTAGATTACCGGAAGATTTAAGGAAGAAGATAATGGCGAATTGGAAATTGAACCGGTCCAATAGTTTACTTGTTTTACCGAGAGGAGGAAGCTCCACGAGTGGTAAACCGGTTGATAGGTCGAGGGCTAAATCGGATCGGTGGTTGTTCCGTAAAACGCCGTCGTTTCTGTGGCGGAACCGGGATGATGGTTCGATTAGACTTGATGGTACCGGCAGCATTAAAACAAATGAAGTGACAAGTCCGACCGGTGATTCGGTTCCAGCAGACCGGTGGGCTTTTCTAAGAAACCCATCGTTTCTGTGGAGGAATACGACTCCGGTTCCTTCGCCGAGGGTTGGAGTCAATAAGGACGGTGAAGGAACGTCGTCGGTTCAACATATTGGTACGGCTAGCGGTTCTGTTAGATTACCGGTTTAA